Proteins encoded together in one Benincasa hispida cultivar B227 chromosome 1, ASM972705v1, whole genome shotgun sequence window:
- the LOC120068016 gene encoding isoprenylcysteine alpha-carbonyl methylesterase ICME, which translates to MAAPADRLRPVVKFSGQGIRFDEDSAETRPLLSRMLTYPIGIIHHQLRRRLGAGKPQVPRRQQSFSRDFGHAAAETLLITRLSFTLLRSLGVGYRWVVKLTALAVYAILLMPGFLQVMYDYYFSSQVRRDIIFGNQPRNSLDLYLPTNTDKKKTVVIFVSGGAWIIGNKAWGALLGLQLAERDIIVASIDYRNFPQGTISDMVKDVSQGISFVCKNIADYGGDPDRIFLMGQSAGAHISVCALLEQAIKEARKGESVDWSVSQIKAYFGLSGGYNLLKLVDHFDSRGLYRSVFLSIMEGEESLSKFSPEIRIQDPSVSDVVSSLPPFVLFHGTGDYSIPSDASETFGETLRKAGGQADLFLYEGKTHTDLFLQDPFRGGNYELFDQIVAILHAGDEEALAKDSMAPPKPRLVPEILIRLARMVSPF; encoded by the exons ATGGCGGCTCCGGCTGACCGGCTCCGCCCTGTCGTGAAGTTTTCCGGCCAGGGGATTCGTTTTGATGAGGATTCCGCGGAAACTCGGCCTCTGCTTTCGAGGATGTTGACTTATCCGATTGGGATTATTCACCACCAGTTGCGCCGCCGTCTCGGTGCCGGGAAGCCCCAAGTGCCGCGGCGTCAGCAGTCTTTCAGTCGAGATTTTGGCCATGCAGCTGCGGAAACTCTTCTTATTACTCGGTTGAGCTTCACTCTCCTTCGATCTCTTGG GGTAGGGTACCGGTGGGTCGTAAAATTAACTGCACTTGCAGTGTATGCCATTCTTCTCATGCCCGGTTTTCTTCAAG TTATGTATGATTATTACTTCTCAAGTCAGGTTCGGAGGGATATTATTTTCGGAAATCAACCAAGAAATAG CTTGGATTTGTATCTACCTACAAAtactgataaaaaaaaaacagtagtGATATTTGTTAGCGGTGGAGCTTGGATTATTGG GAATAAAGCATGGGGAGCACTTTTAGGACTGCAGCTGGCAGAGAGAGACATTATTGTAGCCTCAATTGACTATAG AAACTTCCCTCAGGGTACAATCAGTGACATGGTGAAAGATGTTTCTCAAGGGATTTCATTTGTATGCAAGAATATAGCAGACTACGGAGGAGATCCTGATAG AATCTTTCTGATGGGACAATCAGCTGGTGCACATATTTCGGTTTGTGCCCTCTTGGAGCAAGCAATCAAAGAAGCCAGAAAAGGAGAGAGTGTAGATTGGAGTGTCTCCCAAATAAAAGCGTATTTTGGTTTATCTGGAGG GTATAACTTGTTGAAACTAGTTGATCACTTCGATAGTCGGGGTCTATATCGTTCCGTCTTTTTGAG CATAATGGAAGGTGAAGAATCTTTGTCCAAATTTTCCCCAGAAATAAGAATCCAAGATCCTAGTGTTAGTGATGTTGTATCCAGTTTACCTCCTTTTGTTCTTTTCCATGGCACTGGTGATTATTCCATTCCATCAGATGCCAG tGAAACTTTTGGGGAGACACTTCGGAAAGCAGGGGGACAAGCTGACCTATTTCTCTATGAGGGAAAAACTCATACAGATTTGTTCCTTCAA GATCCTTTTCGGGGAGGCAATTATGAACTTTTTGATCAAATAGTTGCCATATTACATGCTGGTGATGAAGAAGCTCTTGCCAAGGATTCTATGGCACCGCCAAAACCACGCCTTGTTCCAGAGATTCTGATTAGATTGGCACGAATGGTTAGCCCTTTCTGA